ttgttacatatactaattttaatatttttcttttttcaggacaagatgatatctcttaaagacactgttgcggatccatctgataaatcatctgtcaacgatgctcaaatcttttctcaagttcttggatcacgttcttgatatttgaggggcttaggacgttgcgtgaagccatccttaacattttcatcatcttctaaagccagatcgaatgacgacaagactaaaaaattagaggaagctacacttgagatagaatgattgagatcgaaggaaaaagagttgctgacccgattagatcaagcagcggatttagaagcaagattagaagagaggctacaattaaataaccaaaaaatgtttgaacaatttcaattaatgatgtcccaaaaccctataccaccactaccaccacaatcataattcatttggttttttttaattgcctttaatatttatgatgtttataaacatttgaacaattgatgtatatagattacaatttgatgtatataatttgtattagtatcaatttcattttgtttgatcaatgccgttcgaatggtaaattaccatttatgaatacattcgaacaaaaacatatccattttaaccaaaaaattcccattcgaacaaaaatatacccatttaaacttaccgggaaatacaatccatgcgttcgttcgaacaactaaatactcattcgaataagttcatttctaaaagtctattcgaacagaagatttctgtaaatagattatttgttcaaacagttaatatttttcttcgaactaaagtcgcttacgaacttttttgttcgaacggacttggttagatatggttattggttcgaattaacatttcctgttgttcgaacaaaaatattttagttcgAACTTTATTCTAAGATGACATTTTTTTGTTTCAGAAAAAAtttcccgttcgaacggtttcgaccggttccgcccaattttgtccctaaaaatacttttcggagACGAAAATCACGAAAATCAATTTTCGTCTCTAAGaactttctgagacagcctttatgagacaaaatagagacgaaatgttttcgtctcccaaaacttttaaggacgaaatttccattttttgagacaaaattttttgtctcaaaaaatcatctCTTGTAGtgtctcatcttattattattattattttaaatttttacatgaaatataataaataatttaacatttttaaatatcaaaacaataataatatcaaaaaataatattttaataatagtttattcaaattttaactttcatttaaaatcatctcatctcatctcagtaTCCTAACTACTTTGAGTCTAAACACACGTACGAGCCCACTAGGGGCAGGtaatgtttgaaatttttttgtatatttattaaGATTATATATAGTTCTCTATAGTTTCTATATATTTGATTCAAGCTTAGGGTTAGATGATCAGTACGACAAAATCAAACGGATCATAAACATGAGTATGGGAAcacaaaatgtatttttattttcatgtattattttatgaataattataatcattGTGATTAATTAGTTTTTGGTGGAGTTttaaaaatcttgaaaattatttttaagttaaatgATTAATATATCAATTCTTCTTTAGTTAATATATTTCGTTTAGTATATAGTGAAATGATTGTATatagaatattctttttaaattgttttttggtAGAGTAAAGACATGCATTCAAAGAATTTTGAtctcatcaatatatatatatatatatttatagttttttgtATACTTTCAACTCGAAAAAAATAACgaactagctagctagaaaacttttttaattattggcaGAAGCGGCCTCACACTACTCATACTGTCATACATCATTATGGTGGAGATCGAAGTCGTGAGTTTGCGGTCATGATTACCTTAATGATATTAAATAGATAGGTGTAAGATTAATTTGAGGCTCATAATCTCTATATATTCTCAATGCAGTAAATTATATGTCTCCGAGAAGTTGGTTAGCTAGCTCTTATTTTGTTCTAGCATCATGATTTGGATtgagaaataagatgagatagttttagataaaagttaaataaaatattattagtattattttttaatattattattattttaaaatttgaaaaagttgaattatttattatattttacgtgaaaatttgataaaattgtaatggtgagatgagatggaacACTCTCTAAATCCAAATGAACCTATTTGTAGGTCATTTAATTTATGGCTAGCTGCATCatgatttgaaaaatgaattgaTCGTGATTTTCTTTCCATGACTCCCCTTAGCTAGCAGCTAAGAGAATGAATCCAATTACTACTTATCCTTTAATTGGTCTATTActaaacactctctctctctctctctctctctctctctctctctctctctctctctctctctctctctctctctctctatatatatatatatatatccttataAAAGAGTATAATTATGAAAACTGATCCATTGATTATTTGCAAAGAGAGGATATCAAGAACAGAAATGAACGTACGTGCGTGTTCAATGAATGGCACTTtttccacatatatatatatatatattcaaaggtCCAACGCAAATAAATTACGATAAGCTCTCAAGCCTTAGTGCgctttcaattatatatatgccgGCCGGAGGTTGAAAATCAAATGAATGTGGTTAGAAATGAACATTGCAAAGCAATAATGCTCGTGAGGGAGATTGAGAACTAATTTGAGGGTGAGGAGCTAGCCGTTTCAATATATGATAGATCATCCCAAGAATATACGTCAActtcagctagctagctagctgtctTTCATTCCCCAGTCCCCCACCCCCCGGCCCAGCCCTCTCTTACACAGTAACTCTTATCCTTTGGCTGGGGATAGATGAGTAGGGGACAAGTAGCATGAAAGAACGGTTGGAGTGACAAGGGCTAATTAGGACTATTAACAAACAGTGGGGACAGCCATCTCTCCTTGTCAAGGTCCCACCGTCGACGGTCGACATATATTGTCTAGTAGTCCTGCATGCAGTACCCAAAATGCAACCCCGGCCGGCCTTCCTACCTTTTTATTAATTGCATACCATGACCTAGTGATCATCATACACACGATCGACCTCTTTCCCCCACCTTGTATATATCATGCATTTATAACTCAGAATTACCCGAACCATAGTACGCCGTGTACGTGCTGCCTCATGGCCGAATTTGAGTCCTCGTGTAcgttacccccccccccccccacccaaaCACTTGCTTTTGAtcgactatatatattatatatatttctctttaattaGACGacaattacaatattattaaatcccCATGATCTATTAGTACTAGATAGTTtcgttaatttttttcttaaaggagggagTACTGGAATTACATGAATTACACAAGTCAGCAGGCAATAAAAGCTGATCGATGGACTAATTTCTTGTTTGAGTAATGGAGGCAATTGACAAGATTCAGTAATATATATGATTGTAGTTTAAAACTTATTTACCTTCATCATGAGATCCCTTCAGAAAAGGAGTGAGATATTGCAACTTTACCAAACTAATTAATATCACGACTAGCTAAGTACCATTATAACCGGCCTAGATCAACATTGCAACGACCTCAATGACTCTACCTTAAGCACCTTTCTTATATAGCCTACCAATTTCATTCATTGCCAATATTGTGTACACACGTCACAATCATGTTGTCACCTCCATCCATTCGGGATCATAAAGTTGGATCCACCCGTGATGGTAACCTTCAAACCATGCATCGATCGAtcaatattaatcaattaattaattaatggattCCAATTTTCAGACTTGCAATTAAACTATATATTGGCACACGTGTACATGCACACTCATGATTAATTGGTATCGGGTGCATGTCGAGTACTTGATTATTTTGTGATGCAATATACATTAATCTCGATAAGGAGTTTCTTTAGAGGGATTTTTTTCAAGAGGGCAAATACAAAGTTTTATATATACTCCAGGCCATTTAATTAGCATCTAGGCATATTAATGCACATGAACTACTTACATACATAATATCTAACCGAAAGTATATATCCTGGAAAATGTTAACGAATCACCCAAGACAGAACCTAATTATGTTCTTGTATTTCCAAACAGAATATATATTCCAATATACTTTAACCCTAAATTAATAGGCCTGCCTTTATAATCATCAGATCAGTAAGTAGTTGATAATcaacttataataaatattggcgACCTATGCTTTAAAAGGCTGGTTTTCCTTGCTAGCTTTATGATCTCACATGACTTTAGTTGATCGgaatatatagctagctaggcgCTTGCTGATCACTTGTAATGAAGAGAAAACCGCATTGATCATACCATTCTCAAATTATACGGCCTATTTCAACTAATTTCTGAAATAACAAAATATGGCAATTATCGGATTTGGTTAATGTTATTTTACCAGCTAGCTCTGAACAATATATATGCATTAGTTGACTGAATTTGGACAAGATATATGGTTAATTCCTATACATATATTACAGCAGCACTACTGCAGGTTTCAGTACTTGCGCGCGGCTTTGCTGAACCAGTCtaaaaaatatcacaaaaacAACAGCATAAAAAACCCCCTTCTTTTATAACTTCGCATTTTGTATGAGATTTTTCtatcattatattaaaaaaaaaaaaatagctactTGCACAATATCTATGTCGGTCACtgaaacaacttaattataagGAAAAGCTAGCGAGCTGTCCATCTTTTTGAGATTTTCTAGCGTTCATGACTCTCTCTCCTACTCCTCGCCTCCTCTGTTGCTACTTTTATGTAATATAGTTTTGGGTTTTTGGTGGTGATCAAGGCCCGCTTTTATACGCTTGCATGATGTTAGCTAGGGTTCTAGCTTATATTAATACTATCTCAGTATGCATGGTTTAGAAAATTTACTAGTCCGTAGAATATTCATGCATGTGATCTGGCTGCTTTTTcattgtatgtatgtatatatatatgtgtgtgtgtgtgtcgtGTGTATGTGTGTCATGCACACACACCATACCCAGACCTTAATTCCAACTTTTTGTCAAAaacttgtttatatatatatatatatatgaatgattCTTCTTCAATATGTATGCATCAATAGAGTAGTACTGCCCCCAGGCCCCGCGCGCACCTTCAGAGTTTTGAAGGTATCCGGAAGAAtattattgtgaattatttggtGTTGTTTGATTGCTCCTATATATCAAGTGGTATTCTCTCTCTCGAATTCTTGGAGTGGGAAAACTTTATGTCAGGGACATATGCTGCGACGAATATATATTACTAACCTGATTAATTAGAACAATAATAAATTAGGAGGTACTGCAATATCATCATGTATTAAACTACATGCTATGATTCTGGGTTTGTTTTGAGCAAATTTGTACATAAAATTGAGTGGCAATGTATACTCATGATCATCTCCATGCATGATGTTCATGAAACAATCCTAATTTGGGTTTCCTGAAGATCGAGTGGCTCGATCTATGAAATAATTGACAGATGGTACTACTGCTGATCTATTACTTATATCAGAACGTCTATATATACTCATTAATTTGCTAGCTGCTGATCCttgcatgtatttttttttttttttcattcctaCCATATATACGTACGATCGCGGAGTGGAACGTACGTACAAGATTAGCCTGTACATAcgtgatatatatatgtatacccTTAATAGATCATGTCATGCATGAAAGTAGAatagggttttaattttttaaaagttcttATAATTGTAAATTATACAAAACCGAAGTCACATGGTTATTATGGTATTAATCATGccttttcatattcatattatattttaggtattatatatatatatacatgttctttttcattttctattggACTTGTAAGATAGACATGCAAAGCAGTGCATATTGCAGTATAAAGTcccatttaattaattaattaattaatgatttagttaGAGTCATGTGTTGGGGAAGCCGGGGAAGACGGATTAATTGGATCGACCGGAtcattaattagttttatatttctAATAAACAGTGTGCATGTTGATCGACGGACGAGAAATATATAGGAATTAGGACATGAGAATGGGAGACATCCCCACTCGCTCGATATTATTAGCATGAAGGTCATAGTCATCATTCTTTTTTAGTGTACCTCCCATTTATTACCTTTGTCTTTTGCCTCCATTCCTTCTCCATCCACTAAATACACTTTGCCTTGCTCCTCCTCCATTCCCTCTTGTCACCGAATTTTGCAGCTATCTCTGATCTCTACATCCCTCCATTAGGGTTTCTGGATCCATTGACGactcacccaaaaaaaaaattaattcagtgTCCACATCTTTCCTTTGCTAAGGCTACTTTATCTTTGGAGGACACTAAACAACTTTTGAAATAGCTCTAGCAAGAGAAAAGGTGGTTCCCTTTTTATTCATTTGATCAAGAAACCTAAATCACGAACAGGTAAACATATGTCTAGCTTCTTTCAGCTTCATTTTCTATGCTAATAATTGTTttcctgtttttgttttttgggtaaGCTAAAGGGTAAAGAGAGACTAGATCCCCCTGCTTAGAGAGTTTCTATGTTCATATATACCCCAATAAGCTGTGTGAACATAATTTATACATCGAGTTGCACCAGTCAGATCCTACGTTCTGCCAGTTCTAAAAGGATACAAGCACCATACCTTTCGAAACATATTTTCAGCTCAAACTTAACTAGAGTTCTTccgggaagagagagagagagagagagatatttgAAACAAGAGATCATAGAATGGGGAAACCGAGAATTGAGGAATTTATGTAGAACGCCACTAGCTGGTATATGACTCTGGCAAATCCTGCCTCTTCGACTTGTTTGTTGTAGACttcagagaaaagaaaaatatagagtGCTAACAActaaaattctttaaaattgCGAGAGAAAAGGAAGATTAATGAAACTAGAATATTGATGATCAGGAAGCTGTGACAGATATTATTTTCCTCATTTACGCAGGAAtgcatatattttcttaaatatgtgtatatttttctGGGTATCTGTGTgtctttgtgtttttttttttttttttgggggggggggggggggggggggggaggagggGGAGTAGTGGTATTAGTGGTTTCCGGCAGAAATTTCTTCAAATCGGTGTTCAACCAAGGAAAGCATGTATTAAATTATGGCATGTTTTGCTGATCTTTCCCTAGATAACCCTAGCGCAGAAGTTGCTGGTGACTCCAGTAACAGATAACATAATATTAGGAAAGATCAGAGGAGGGGAATAAAAGGGGTGCGATTAGGTTCTAGTACTATTTgaaatctttcttcttcttctttattttttttggaataatTAGCAATTACTATACTCATAGAGAAAGATTCTCTTTAAAAAActtcataaataaaaattgaatatattactctgaattgaaaaaaagaagaagaaaaaagacaacaaaataaaaaatttacttaatggGTTAATTACGACTCCAATCATCTTGGTGCAGTGAAAATGGCTTCATCCAGCTCCTACAATTCTCCTTGCGCTGCCTGCAAGTTCTTAAGGAGAAAATGCATGCCAGGTTGCATCTTTGCACCCTACTTCCCACCAGAGGAACCCCAAAAATTTGCCAATGTTCACAAGATCTTTGGTGCAAGCAATGTGACTAAGCTCCTTAATGAGCTTCTCCCTCACCAGAGAGAGGATGCAGTTAACTCTCTCGCCTACGAGGCTGAGGCACGAGTAAGAGACCCCGTTTATGGCTGTGTTGGTGCCATCTCATTCCTTCAAAGACAAGTCCAAAGGCTCCAGAAGGAACTTGAAGAAGCCAATACTGATTTGATACGTTATGCTTGCAATGAGATTCCAACGGCTTTGCCTCCACATCCCGAGGTAAATCTAGTTCAACCAAATATGGCTCCAGCTCGTTCAAGACCAGTTGTGCCTAGCAGTAGAATAATTGGTAATGAAGGAGGATCAGGGTTTTATCAACCACAGCATGCTGTGTCTCTCCCTTACCCTCTTCCATGGGATGACACTTCCCCAGAAGGAAATATCAACACAGGAGGCCAGGACGGAAGTATGTGATGGAAATAAGAGTACTGTCAATAAGGAGGAGGCTTTTCTCTCTTTGGGGCATCATGGCCTGAAGAAACGCAAGCTCTTGGtatggtatattatatatttagctCAGTTTTCTAGCCTGTtcgggtttaaaaaaaaaaaaaaccaccttagttgtctagctagctagctgcacaTGTACTCTCGTAGCTAGATTACCAGCTATGTTCTGATGTTTCCTAGTAATTAATTTTGTGGGCTTTAAGTACTGCATAATTATTCcgttaaaaccaagaaaaacactGTGGGTGTTTCAGTGTCGAGCTCGGGACCTAAATAAGGCTGTAGAACATAGAGTACGGCGTGGCTAAAACTATAGATCTCTTGTTGTGTTATTAGAGCAGCAAGCTAGCTATGGCATGCGCATGCCGTGTTGATGTGTTTGTCAATGTTTGTGTTTGATAATAAATGGTAATTATTAGTTGAAGATCTTTTAAAGAGGATTCTCTAGCCTAAGTCTATGGCTTTAGTTCTGTTTTACCCTATATATTCTCACCTTTGCTTCTGCTTTGTTCTAGAGGACCACTGtcccattttcttaatttatacaTCAAATCTGGTTGGGCTGATTGATAGCCATTGCTTTC
This Carya illinoinensis cultivar Pawnee chromosome 11, C.illinoinensisPawnee_v1, whole genome shotgun sequence DNA region includes the following protein-coding sequences:
- the LOC122280901 gene encoding LOB domain-containing protein 25-like, whose amino-acid sequence is MASSSSYNSPCAACKFLRRKCMPGCIFAPYFPPEEPQKFANVHKIFGASNVTKLLNELLPHQREDAVNSLAYEAEARVRDPVYGCVGAISFLQRQVQRLQKELEEANTDLIRYACNEIPTALPPHPEVNLVQPNMAPARSRPVVPSSRIIGNEGGSGFYQPQHAVSLPYPLPWDDTSPEGNINTGGQDGSM